A region of Nostoc sp. 'Peltigera membranacea cyanobiont' N6 DNA encodes the following proteins:
- a CDS encoding dynamin-like GTPase family protein: MSDLPLQCKNLKEQVESILQLSQQEPTLHSQDITPVQTSLTKAISPKFEIVFAGAFSAGKSMLINALLERELLYSAEGHATGTECKIEYAEVEKERVVLTFLSEAEIREQAVYLCKQLGFKTVPNINQTDVINLLLEGSEAIIQQEGGESKSERAKQAKALMLLLEGYIANRDRINTVNNATYSMEQFHFSNLKEAAGYARRGSNSAVLKRIEYYCNHPLLEDGNVIIDTPGIDAPVEKDAQLTYAKIQHPDTSAVVCVLKPASAGDMTKEETELLELMRQNGGVRDRVFYVFNRIDETWYNTQLRQRLDDLISGQFGNSNKVYKTSGLLGFYGSQIKQTSQKDRFGLDSVFAASIKGLDGKEETPQFVYAFNNYCVNSGKLSTSKFRVSVNGFETPNQNYVRILGDWGKELIDKLIQDSGTEEFRTAITRYLTEEKRPQLFKNLADDLEDVCIKLKKHYQSVQRNLDSQPQEIESMKLQELQRLNQQLQQIGREFNEHITEEVNLIINNSCDAFESDFKQLQSRMIRRLDELLDSFSVASAYQRATISHPRNATAPLIAILVEAFYYLANQLEDILIESSQQVVANYFQRLIEKIRKSEYYRQLYRLLDNDGGIEQEIRNLEKSVTQALVSAASVECDRFVRESPRFYDEGTFSIYQFRQTLLQTSQGYDAESIVEAEPAIRQLLKLDFEPKVSQTIRKSFRQTINQTLKTQLLPMAEQQADEILQQYPQARAYLEKTLQQEAEEKIANNRRLLSVVEENIATYNSAASSINSCLQAMKLYDHFLPVIGDSFDADGKFANNGLVVSDVVQEVQY, from the coding sequence ATGTCAGATTTACCACTTCAGTGCAAAAATTTGAAAGAGCAAGTTGAGTCGATATTACAACTTTCACAGCAAGAACCAACGCTACATTCTCAAGATATTACACCTGTACAAACTTCCCTAACTAAGGCAATTTCTCCTAAGTTTGAGATTGTGTTTGCAGGTGCATTTAGTGCCGGTAAATCAATGCTAATCAATGCCCTATTGGAGAGAGAATTACTTTACAGTGCAGAGGGACACGCTACAGGTACAGAATGCAAAATCGAGTATGCAGAAGTAGAGAAAGAACGTGTTGTTTTGACATTTTTAAGCGAAGCAGAGATTCGGGAACAAGCAGTTTATTTGTGTAAGCAGCTAGGATTTAAGACAGTACCTAATATTAACCAAACTGATGTAATTAACTTACTACTTGAAGGTTCTGAAGCGATTATTCAGCAGGAAGGTGGTGAAAGTAAATCAGAACGTGCAAAACAGGCGAAGGCGTTAATGTTATTGCTAGAAGGATATATAGCAAACCGCGATCGCATCAACACGGTTAATAATGCTACATACTCAATGGAGCAATTTCACTTTTCTAACCTCAAGGAAGCTGCGGGATATGCCCGTCGGGGTAGTAATAGTGCAGTATTGAAGCGAATAGAATATTACTGCAATCATCCTCTGCTAGAAGATGGTAATGTAATTATTGACACACCTGGTATAGATGCACCAGTAGAGAAAGACGCACAACTAACTTATGCTAAAATTCAACATCCTGATACTTCGGCGGTGGTGTGTGTGCTAAAACCTGCTTCGGCGGGTGATATGACAAAAGAAGAAACAGAACTTTTGGAATTAATGCGGCAAAATGGAGGAGTACGCGATCGCGTTTTCTATGTTTTCAATCGCATCGATGAAACTTGGTATAATACCCAATTGCGGCAACGATTAGACGATTTAATCAGTGGGCAATTTGGTAATTCAAACAAGGTTTATAAAACCAGTGGATTATTAGGATTTTACGGCAGTCAAATTAAACAGACAAGTCAAAAAGATAGATTTGGTTTAGATTCTGTTTTTGCAGCAAGCATTAAAGGTTTAGATGGTAAAGAAGAAACACCACAATTTGTCTATGCCTTTAACAACTACTGCGTAAATTCAGGAAAACTATCTACCAGTAAATTTCGTGTCTCTGTTAACGGCTTTGAAACTCCAAATCAAAATTATGTGCGGATTTTGGGAGATTGGGGAAAAGAACTCATAGACAAGCTAATTCAAGATAGTGGTACTGAAGAATTTCGCACAGCTATTACTCGCTATCTTACAGAAGAAAAGCGTCCCCAATTATTTAAAAATCTTGCAGATGACTTGGAAGATGTTTGTATTAAACTGAAAAAGCATTATCAGAGTGTACAACGTAATTTAGATAGTCAACCCCAAGAAATTGAGAGTATGAAGTTGCAAGAGTTGCAACGCCTAAATCAGCAACTCCAACAAATTGGTAGAGAATTTAACGAGCATATCACAGAAGAAGTGAACTTAATAATCAATAATTCTTGTGATGCTTTTGAATCAGATTTTAAGCAATTGCAATCACGAATGATTCGCCGTTTAGATGAATTGCTAGATAGTTTTTCTGTAGCTTCTGCTTATCAACGTGCAACTATCAGCCACCCTCGCAACGCTACCGCACCTTTAATTGCTATTTTAGTAGAGGCATTTTATTACTTAGCAAATCAATTAGAAGATATTTTGATTGAATCTTCTCAGCAAGTAGTTGCAAATTATTTCCAGCGATTGATTGAAAAAATTCGCAAATCAGAATACTATCGCCAATTGTATCGTTTATTAGATAATGATGGCGGCATTGAACAAGAGATTAGAAATTTAGAAAAAAGCGTTACTCAAGCATTAGTGAGTGCAGCTAGTGTAGAGTGCGATCGCTTCGTGCGAGAAAGTCCGAGATTTTATGATGAAGGCACTTTTTCTATATATCAATTTCGCCAGACTTTATTACAAACCTCTCAAGGTTATGACGCTGAAAGTATCGTAGAAGCAGAACCAGCAATTAGGCAATTATTGAAGTTAGATTTTGAACCAAAAGTTTCTCAAACTATTCGTAAATCTTTCCGTCAAACCATTAATCAAACATTGAAAACTCAGTTATTACCAATGGCAGAACAGCAAGCAGATGAGATTTTGCAGCAATACCCACAGGCGCGGGCTTATTTAGAGAAAACACTGCAACAAGAAGCTGAAGAAAAAATTGCGAATAATCGGCGATTATTGAGTGTTGTTGAAGAAAATATTGCCACCTATAATTCAGCAGCTTCTAGTATCAATAGTTGTTTACAGGCGATGAAATTATATGACCATTTCTTGCCTGTAATTGGTGATTCTTTTGATGCTGATGGGAAGTTTGCTAATAATGGATTGGTAGTTTCAGACGTAGTACAAGAGGTTCAATATTAA
- the sppA gene encoding signal peptide peptidase SppA: MRNFIKQTFASLVGTLLGLIIFGGLGTAGLFLLILAATSSKDTGPNVKDKSVLVFDLSMKITDSEPSSGELFQNTISGVDDERISLRKVVETLEKARRDPRIVGIYLDSTSTSQASNIGYASLKEIRKALEEFRASGKKIVAYGSDWSKKEYYLSSVADSIVLNPLGLMEVNGLSSQPMFLAGALQKYGIGVQVVRVGKFKGAVEPFILKKLSPENREQTQKLLDDVWGEWRTTVGASRKIEPNQLQAIADSQAILEAAQAKTNGLVDRIAYPDEVVTDLKKLTASDKDDKTFRQISFNSYAEVSGKSLGVERNSKNHIAVVYAEGEIVDGKGDDGQVGGDRFAKIFSKLRQDKDVKAVVLRINSPGGSATAAEVMQREVKLTREVKPVVVSMGDVAASGGYWIASDSNRIFAEPNTITGSIGVFGLLFNGEKLANNNGITWDSVKTGTYADSQTVSRPKSTQELALYQRSVNRIYNMFLNKVSQGRKLPEQKVAEIAQGRVWSGVAAKEIGLVDEIGGLNSAIAYAVKEAKLGEDWEVEEYPRTNGFGERFFGRATEEARTALGIEVAQLKPSNPLTNELQKFQQEVEILQKMNDPKGVYARLPFNLKIE, encoded by the coding sequence ATGCGTAATTTTATCAAACAAACTTTTGCTAGCTTAGTTGGCACCTTATTAGGACTAATTATTTTCGGTGGTCTAGGAACTGCTGGACTATTCTTGCTAATATTGGCTGCTACCTCTTCTAAAGATACTGGGCCAAATGTGAAAGATAAGTCAGTGTTGGTTTTTGACTTATCGATGAAAATTACTGATAGCGAACCTAGTTCTGGCGAACTGTTTCAAAACACAATATCAGGTGTAGATGATGAAAGGATATCACTCCGCAAAGTTGTGGAAACTTTGGAAAAAGCGCGACGCGATCCGCGAATTGTCGGGATCTATCTAGATTCAACTAGCACAAGCCAAGCGAGTAATATCGGTTATGCTTCCCTTAAAGAAATTCGGAAGGCGCTGGAAGAGTTTCGCGCTTCTGGGAAAAAGATTGTAGCTTATGGCAGTGATTGGAGTAAAAAGGAATATTACCTTAGTTCAGTGGCAGATTCCATTGTCCTTAATCCTTTGGGATTGATGGAAGTCAATGGTTTGAGTTCACAGCCAATGTTCTTAGCGGGTGCATTACAAAAGTATGGCATTGGCGTTCAAGTTGTGCGAGTGGGTAAATTTAAAGGTGCTGTGGAACCGTTTATCCTGAAAAAATTGAGTCCAGAAAACCGCGAACAAACTCAGAAATTGTTAGATGATGTTTGGGGAGAGTGGCGCACTACTGTGGGTGCAAGTCGGAAAATTGAACCTAACCAGTTGCAAGCGATCGCAGATAGTCAGGCGATACTGGAAGCCGCCCAAGCTAAAACCAACGGTTTAGTCGATCGAATAGCATACCCTGATGAAGTGGTAACAGACCTCAAAAAATTGACAGCTAGCGATAAAGACGACAAAACATTCCGACAAATTAGTTTCAATAGCTACGCAGAAGTTTCTGGTAAATCTTTGGGTGTAGAACGTAACTCCAAAAATCACATTGCCGTTGTTTATGCTGAGGGCGAGATTGTTGATGGTAAAGGTGATGATGGGCAAGTAGGAGGCGATCGCTTTGCCAAAATCTTCAGCAAACTCCGACAAGACAAGGATGTAAAGGCTGTTGTATTACGGATTAATAGTCCTGGTGGTAGCGCTACCGCAGCCGAAGTCATGCAGCGAGAAGTGAAATTAACCCGTGAAGTAAAACCGGTTGTAGTGTCAATGGGCGATGTCGCTGCCTCTGGTGGTTACTGGATTGCTAGCGACTCTAATCGCATTTTTGCCGAACCAAATACCATTACAGGCTCAATAGGTGTGTTTGGGTTGCTATTTAATGGTGAAAAGCTGGCCAATAATAACGGCATCACCTGGGATTCGGTGAAAACTGGAACCTATGCTGATAGTCAAACAGTTTCGCGCCCGAAATCAACCCAAGAGTTAGCACTTTATCAGCGCAGTGTTAACCGCATTTATAATATGTTTCTAAATAAAGTTTCTCAAGGTCGCAAACTCCCAGAACAAAAAGTAGCAGAAATTGCCCAAGGAAGGGTTTGGTCTGGTGTAGCGGCGAAGGAAATTGGTTTGGTAGATGAAATTGGCGGTTTGAATAGTGCGATCGCGTATGCTGTCAAAGAGGCAAAACTAGGAGAAGACTGGGAAGTGGAAGAATATCCTCGCACTAACGGTTTCGGAGAACGCTTTTTTGGGCGTGCAACTGAAGAAGCGCGGACTGCTTTAGGGATTGAGGTGGCGCAACTCAAACCATCTAACCCCCTCACCAATGAACTCCAGAAATTCCAACAAGAAGTAGAGATTTTGCAAAAAATGAACGATCCAAAGGGGGTTTATGCCCGTTTGCCTTTCAATTTGAAGATTGAGTAG
- the fni gene encoding type 2 isopentenyl-diphosphate Delta-isomerase: protein MNAPNNISAQTQNRKADHIRICLEEDVQSHQITNGLERYRFTHSCLPEINHDDIDISTAFLGKHLGAPLLISSMTGGTEQAATINQRLAQVAQHYKIAMGVGSQRVAVEKPQVADTFAVRKYAPDVLLFANLGAVQLNYKYGLDECLRVVDILEADALILHINPLQECIQPKGDTNFRGLLDKISDLCTKLPVPVIAKEVGNGISAAIASKLIAAGVAAIDVAGAGGTSWAKVESERAENPLQRRLGRTFADWGLPTAECITTIRAIAPNVPLIASGGLRHGLDVAVAIALGADIAGLAMPFLQAAATSETAVAELAEVLIAEITTVLFCTGNASLYQLKHSGSLQRIE from the coding sequence GTGAACGCCCCTAACAATATCTCTGCACAAACTCAAAATCGCAAAGCCGATCATATTCGGATCTGTTTAGAAGAAGATGTTCAGTCGCATCAAATCACCAATGGACTAGAACGTTATCGTTTTACCCATTCTTGCTTACCCGAAATCAACCATGACGATATTGATATCAGTACAGCTTTCTTGGGAAAACACCTTGGCGCACCCTTGTTAATTTCTTCTATGACTGGCGGGACAGAACAAGCCGCAACCATTAATCAACGTTTGGCCCAAGTCGCGCAACATTACAAAATTGCAATGGGTGTTGGTTCCCAACGGGTAGCAGTGGAAAAACCCCAGGTGGCTGATACTTTTGCTGTCCGCAAGTATGCACCCGATGTTCTGCTATTTGCGAATTTGGGGGCTGTGCAACTTAACTATAAGTACGGCTTAGATGAATGTCTGCGAGTAGTTGATATTCTAGAGGCTGATGCCCTGATTTTACACATTAATCCTCTACAAGAGTGCATTCAACCCAAAGGTGACACTAATTTTCGGGGTTTGCTTGACAAGATATCTGATTTATGCACTAAACTGCCAGTGCCAGTAATTGCGAAAGAAGTTGGTAACGGCATTTCAGCAGCGATCGCCAGCAAACTGATAGCCGCCGGAGTAGCAGCAATTGATGTCGCTGGTGCGGGGGGAACTTCTTGGGCAAAGGTGGAAAGCGAACGGGCCGAAAATCCCTTGCAGCGTCGCTTAGGGAGAACTTTTGCTGATTGGGGTTTACCGACAGCAGAGTGCATTACAACTATTAGAGCGATCGCTCCAAATGTGCCTTTAATTGCTTCAGGAGGTTTGCGTCATGGATTGGATGTTGCAGTTGCGATCGCTTTGGGAGCAGATATAGCTGGTTTAGCAATGCCTTTTTTGCAAGCAGCAGCAACATCAGAGACAGCAGTAGCGGAACTCGCTGAAGTATTAATTGCCGAAATCACCACAGTCTTATTCTGCACTGGTAACGCCAGCTTGTATCAGTTAAAGCACTCTGGCAGTTTACAGCGCATAGAATAA